A genomic window from Shewanella vesiculosa includes:
- a CDS encoding DUF2721 domain-containing protein → MFNHLHVSLTTPALLFPAISLLLLAYTNRFFSLAALIRQLSNDKKPVQGDQIKNLRQRIIIIRKMQEAGVSSFALCVLCMILIYVGFNQVGSLVFGLSLLLLLYSLILSVIEIRISVDALTIHLKELSK, encoded by the coding sequence TTGTTCAACCATTTACATGTATCATTAACCACACCAGCATTGCTGTTTCCGGCTATTTCATTGTTATTGCTGGCCTACACCAATCGATTTTTTTCATTAGCGGCATTGATCCGTCAACTCAGTAACGATAAAAAACCGGTACAAGGCGATCAAATTAAAAATTTACGCCAGCGAATTATTATTATTCGCAAAATGCAAGAAGCTGGTGTCAGCAGTTTTGCCTTGTGTGTGTTATGTATGATTTTGATTTACGTTGGCTTTAATCAAGTTGGCTCATTGGTGTTTGGATTGAGTTTACTGCTGTTATTGTATTCGTTGATTTTATCGGTAATAGAAATCCGTATTTCAGTAGATGCCCTCACAATTCATCTCAAAGAGCTAAGTAAATGA
- a CDS encoding sterol desaturase family protein — protein MIDEMVAIRLGVFLTILALMMSLECLFPARKLTKTPQTASIVTRWFGNFGLLIIASVVARLLLPLGLAGFALYTTQQQWGILHWVNLPHWVNIISSLLLLDMLIYWQHRLFHRIPLLWRLHKVHHADRHVDSSTALRFHPLEIIASLGIKALAIIILGIPAEAVILFEILLNGFAIFNHANIRLPKKMEHIARYVVVTQILHRIHHSQVMAESNTNFGFSIVWWDRLFGSYSAKASKADEDIDIGLIEYPNAKQNAWLTGLLWMPFTHKKK, from the coding sequence ATGATAGATGAGATGGTAGCGATACGCTTAGGTGTGTTTTTAACGATTCTGGCATTAATGATGAGTCTAGAATGCCTATTCCCCGCAAGGAAACTAACCAAAACACCACAAACAGCCTCTATAGTTACTCGTTGGTTTGGCAATTTTGGCTTATTGATAATTGCTTCTGTGGTAGCAAGATTACTATTACCACTGGGTTTAGCTGGGTTTGCCTTGTACACCACACAACAACAATGGGGCATATTGCACTGGGTTAATCTGCCCCATTGGGTCAATATTATAAGCAGTCTGTTGTTACTGGACATGCTTATTTACTGGCAACATAGGTTATTTCATCGCATACCGTTATTGTGGCGTTTACATAAAGTGCACCACGCAGATCGCCATGTCGACAGCAGTACGGCTTTGCGCTTTCACCCCTTAGAAATCATCGCCAGTCTTGGGATTAAAGCGCTAGCGATTATCATATTAGGTATACCTGCTGAGGCGGTGATACTGTTTGAGATCTTGCTTAATGGATTTGCCATTTTTAACCACGCTAATATTCGCTTACCTAAAAAAATGGAACATATTGCCCGATATGTAGTGGTAACCCAAATACTGCACCGCATACATCACAGCCAAGTGATGGCCGAAAGTAACACTAACTTTGGTTTTAGTATTGTGTGGTGGGATCGGTTATTTGGTAGTTATTCTGCTAAGGCCAGTAAAGCAGACGAGGATATCGACATAGGATTAATCGAATACCCAAACGCGAAACAAAATGCATGGTTAACAGGCTTGTTATGGATGCCGTTTACCCACAAAAAGAAGTGA
- a CDS encoding 5'-methylthioadenosine/adenosylhomocysteine nucleosidase: protein MKIGIIGAMEPEVVHLIQAIIEPVHSTIAGIEFISGSIAGKDVVVTRSGIGKVAASIATTLLIEKFAVTHVINTGSAGGFVDSLAIGDIVISSEVRHHDVDVTAFGYEIGQMAQQPAAFMPDINLVNAAKQAVASLGEVNAIEGLICTGDSFICDPVRTKVMRENFPTMAACEMEGAAIAQVCHQFTVPFVVIRSLSDNANNDSPVDFDSYIIKAGLHSAMMVIALLQQL, encoded by the coding sequence ATGAAAATCGGTATTATTGGCGCAATGGAGCCAGAAGTTGTTCATTTAATTCAAGCCATCATTGAGCCTGTGCATAGCACTATTGCCGGAATCGAATTTATTAGCGGTAGCATTGCAGGCAAAGATGTCGTCGTCACTCGCTCGGGGATCGGTAAAGTGGCAGCCAGTATCGCGACCACATTATTAATCGAAAAATTTGCCGTAACCCATGTGATTAACACAGGATCTGCAGGCGGTTTTGTGGATTCTCTCGCTATCGGCGATATTGTGATTTCATCAGAAGTACGTCACCACGACGTAGATGTCACTGCATTTGGTTACGAAATAGGCCAAATGGCCCAGCAACCAGCAGCATTTATGCCTGATATCAACCTAGTGAATGCGGCCAAACAAGCTGTAGCATCATTAGGTGAAGTTAACGCAATAGAAGGATTAATTTGTACTGGCGACAGCTTTATTTGCGACCCGGTACGGACAAAAGTGATGCGTGAAAACTTTCCGACTATGGCAGCCTGTGAAATGGAAGGGGCTGCTATAGCCCAAGTTTGTCACCAGTTTACAGTACCTTTTGTGGTTATCCGCTCTCTATCAGATAATGCCAACAATGACTCACCGGTTGATTTTGACTCTTATATTATTAAAGCAGGCCTGCATTCTGCCATGATGGTGATCGCACTGTTACAACAGCTATAA
- the erpA gene encoding iron-sulfur cluster insertion protein ErpA, which yields MTEQVDTAMPIQFTDAAAIKVKGLLEEEQNPELKLRVYVTGGGCSGFQYGFTFDEKVNEGDFTIEKQGVQLVVDPMSLQYLVGGEVDYTSGLEGSRFFVKNPNATTTCGCGASFSV from the coding sequence ATGACTGAACAAGTTGATACAGCAATGCCGATCCAATTTACCGATGCGGCGGCGATAAAAGTAAAAGGTCTGTTAGAAGAAGAACAGAATCCTGAATTAAAACTGCGTGTGTATGTAACAGGTGGTGGTTGCTCTGGTTTTCAGTATGGCTTTACATTCGATGAGAAAGTCAACGAAGGTGATTTCACCATTGAGAAACAAGGTGTGCAATTGGTTGTTGATCCAATGAGTCTTCAGTACCTTGTTGGTGGTGAAGTCGATTATACATCGGGTCTTGAAGGTTCACGTTTTTTTGTTAAAAATCCTAATGCGACCACAACATGTGGCTGCGGAGCGAGTTTCTCGGTGTAA
- a CDS encoding anhydro-N-acetylmuramic acid kinase: MSKPEYFIGLMSGTSMDGVDAVLVDFSTDHPILVASHTEAIPAHLLSGLQRLCQPATDEINRLGRLDRSVGKLFAQAVNHLLAKTTVTADEVIAIGSHGQTVRHMPNLEMGFTLQIGDPNTIAIETNIDVIADFRRKDIALGGQGAPLVPAFHQQVFARQGHSRVILNIGGIANVTYLPGNSEQVLGFDTGPGNNLIDAFIQQNLNLPFDEDGTWADSGTSNPDLLKQLLSHSYFSLAYPKSTGRELFNQAWLEQQIADYSHLDQEDIQSTLLDLTCHSIANDINKLAPTGELFVCGGGALNKALMQRLAILVPHYKVATTSALGVDAKWVEGIAFAWLAMRYHHDLPANLPAVTGASRAAVLGGRFKAR, translated from the coding sequence ATGTCTAAGCCAGAATACTTTATCGGTCTAATGTCAGGCACAAGCATGGATGGTGTTGATGCGGTGTTGGTTGATTTTTCAACTGATCATCCTATTTTAGTTGCCAGCCATACCGAAGCGATACCAGCACATTTATTAAGTGGTTTACAACGTTTATGCCAGCCTGCAACAGATGAAATAAACCGCCTCGGTCGACTCGATCGCAGCGTTGGTAAACTGTTTGCACAAGCGGTTAATCACTTATTGGCTAAAACAACTGTCACTGCCGATGAGGTTATAGCCATAGGGTCACACGGACAAACTGTGCGTCATATGCCTAATTTAGAAATGGGTTTTACATTGCAAATTGGCGATCCTAATACCATTGCTATTGAAACTAATATAGATGTCATTGCTGACTTTAGACGTAAAGATATTGCCCTTGGCGGCCAAGGGGCACCATTAGTTCCAGCATTTCACCAGCAAGTGTTTGCTCGCCAAGGTCACTCTAGAGTGATTTTAAACATAGGTGGAATTGCCAACGTAACCTATTTACCTGGTAATAGTGAGCAAGTATTAGGCTTCGATACCGGTCCGGGTAACAACCTAATCGATGCCTTTATTCAACAAAACTTGAACCTTCCTTTTGATGAGGATGGTACTTGGGCAGACTCTGGAACCAGTAATCCTGACTTACTCAAACAGCTATTATCGCACTCTTACTTTTCGTTAGCTTACCCAAAAAGTACTGGTAGAGAGCTATTTAATCAAGCTTGGCTTGAGCAACAAATCGCTGACTATAGTCATTTAGATCAAGAAGATATTCAATCTACCCTACTTGATCTTACCTGCCACAGTATTGCCAACGACATAAATAAACTGGCACCGACAGGTGAATTATTTGTCTGTGGTGGCGGAGCATTAAATAAAGCCTTAATGCAACGACTCGCCATCTTGGTTCCCCATTATAAAGTCGCTACCACCAGCGCGTTAGGTGTGGATGCAAAATGGGTTGAAGGCATTGCCTTTGCTTGGTTAGCCATGCGTTATCACCATGATTTACCCGCTAACTTACCCGCTGTTACGGGCGCGTCACGCGCTGCTGTGCTAGGTGGGCGTTTCAAGGCGAGATAA
- a CDS encoding DUF6776 family protein: MLNYHRWLDRLQVLERKNRTSSIYLIGLMLVCFLLGAISFNLWLSFAPEATPNSASGKRKLLQQLEEQAQVLASRNLALSIAENANKEMQDMFSQQLSDQKALEKELAFYRSIMVTDSGVEGVSIHGVELAQGVTAGQYQLRLILTQLQKHQVKVKTSATVLLLGTQNDQPAELSLSKLINKKLDFEFNYFQIIDNNFELPVGFNLQRIMVKVKVAARRGVKGGEIEQVYNVPELLMGEKELRVILEQNSQVKDNSLQKPK; encoded by the coding sequence ATGTTAAATTATCACCGTTGGTTAGATAGACTGCAAGTTTTAGAACGTAAAAATAGGACATCAAGCATATACTTGATTGGTTTAATGTTAGTGTGTTTTTTATTGGGAGCAATAAGTTTTAATTTATGGCTTTCATTTGCCCCAGAGGCTACGCCGAATAGTGCCAGTGGCAAGCGTAAACTGTTACAACAACTGGAGGAACAGGCGCAAGTGCTTGCCAGTCGTAATTTAGCATTAAGTATTGCTGAAAATGCCAATAAAGAAATGCAAGATATGTTTAGCCAACAATTATCAGATCAAAAAGCGTTAGAGAAAGAATTAGCGTTTTATCGCAGTATAATGGTGACTGATTCTGGTGTTGAAGGCGTGTCTATTCATGGGGTGGAATTAGCCCAGGGTGTGACGGCTGGTCAATATCAATTGCGATTAATTCTCACTCAGTTGCAAAAACACCAAGTTAAAGTGAAGACGAGTGCGACGGTATTGTTGCTGGGTACACAAAATGATCAGCCAGCTGAGCTGTCTTTGAGCAAATTAATCAATAAAAAACTGGATTTTGAATTTAATTATTTTCAAATTATAGATAACAATTTTGAACTTCCAGTGGGATTTAATCTTCAACGAATCATGGTCAAAGTGAAGGTGGCTGCTCGTCGTGGTGTCAAAGGTGGCGAGATTGAGCAAGTCTATAATGTACCAGAGCTGTTGATGGGTGAAAAAGAACTGCGGGTAATACTTGAACAAAATAGTCAGGTAAAGGATAATTCTCTGCAGAAACCGAAGTAA
- a CDS encoding CDP-alcohol phosphatidyltransferase family protein, which yields MLDRFITPVIKPLLAPVVLLLDKKNVHPDQLTLVGFGLGMLAVPLLALQFWYGALFFIALNRMIDGLDGALARHQKHTSAAGGYLDICLDFLFYAAIPLGFALANPNENALAAAVLLSVFIGTGSSFLAFAIPAEKLNLPRPQFANKSFYFLNGLTEGTETIAFFVAFCLWPTYFPQLAYSFAFLGAITIFTRIHGGYYTLKNQLVKGAKTQKSAIKEPTT from the coding sequence ATGCTAGATAGATTTATCACCCCAGTAATAAAGCCACTTTTAGCGCCTGTGGTGCTGTTACTCGATAAAAAAAATGTCCACCCTGATCAGCTCACCTTAGTGGGTTTCGGTTTAGGCATGTTGGCCGTTCCCTTGTTGGCATTACAATTTTGGTATGGCGCCTTGTTCTTTATCGCACTTAATCGAATGATCGATGGCCTTGATGGCGCGCTTGCTCGCCACCAAAAACACACCAGTGCCGCGGGTGGCTATTTGGATATTTGCCTCGATTTTTTATTTTATGCCGCCATTCCGCTAGGGTTCGCCTTGGCCAACCCTAATGAAAACGCCTTAGCCGCAGCTGTGTTGTTAAGCGTATTCATCGGCACAGGCTCAAGCTTTTTAGCCTTTGCCATACCGGCTGAAAAGCTGAACTTGCCTCGACCACAATTTGCCAATAAGAGCTTTTACTTTTTAAATGGCTTAACTGAAGGCACCGAAACCATCGCCTTCTTTGTGGCATTTTGTTTATGGCCGACTTATTTTCCTCAACTTGCCTATAGTTTTGCCTTTTTAGGGGCCATTACCATTTTTACGCGCATTCATGGCGGCTACTACACACTTAAAAATCAGCTTGTCAAAGGAGCAAAGACTCAGAAATCAGCCATTAAGGAGCCAACAACATGA
- a CDS encoding nuclear transport factor 2 family protein — translation MPREQQLAMQYMEALTDHDYTVLRRFYSRETVFYDKTANTTYKGGRHIIAFLQRAHEGVLEYRLNVEHMFNTGSLVVIIGSYRLRGPGDQYGKPGKIIDLAVPGVTTLKFDSNTERLVEQMDLMDYQTMTDQLAAQ, via the coding sequence ATGCCGCGAGAACAACAACTTGCGATGCAATACATGGAAGCACTCACTGATCACGATTATACCGTCTTACGTAGATTTTATTCTCGCGAAACAGTATTTTACGATAAGACAGCCAATACGACCTACAAAGGTGGTCGGCACATTATTGCGTTTTTACAACGAGCACATGAAGGGGTATTAGAATACCGCTTAAACGTAGAACACATGTTTAATACTGGCTCATTGGTGGTAATCATTGGTAGTTATCGCTTACGCGGTCCAGGCGATCAGTATGGTAAACCTGGAAAGATTATCGACCTTGCCGTACCCGGTGTCACAACCCTTAAATTTGATAGCAATACTGAGCGCCTAGTGGAGCAAATGGATTTAATGGATTATCAAACCATGACTGACCAACTTGCGGCTCAGTAA
- a CDS encoding DUF2750 domain-containing protein, with amino-acid sequence MSNKTKTVSELMNLTPEGRYDYMVDQIKAEKIIWTLQDQDGCVMLTTEDEDCIPMWPSEETAALWAVDEWKDCEPLAIPLDEFQERWVSGMEDDDLFIAVFPVQEDLGVVVPPFEMNERILPKKQQKH; translated from the coding sequence ATGAGCAATAAAACCAAAACTGTATCTGAACTAATGAATCTAACTCCAGAAGGTCGTTATGATTATATGGTTGATCAGATTAAAGCTGAAAAAATTATTTGGACACTTCAAGATCAAGATGGTTGTGTCATGCTGACCACTGAAGATGAAGACTGTATTCCAATGTGGCCATCTGAAGAGACTGCCGCACTATGGGCTGTTGATGAATGGAAGGACTGCGAGCCATTAGCGATTCCACTTGACGAGTTTCAAGAGCGTTGGGTAAGCGGTATGGAAGATGATGACTTATTTATCGCGGTTTTCCCCGTTCAAGAAGACTTAGGTGTTGTGGTTCCTCCTTTTGAAATGAATGAACGAATTTTGCCAAAGAAACAACAAAAGCATTAA
- a CDS encoding trimeric intracellular cation channel family protein, whose translation MSQWIYFFDLCGTAVFALSGALAAGKHRMDPFGVIVLASVTAIGGGSIRDALIGATPVFWIRDPNYIIVILATVVACLVLVRKPHKLPARTLPIADALGLALFTVIGAEKALLMGLSGMVAVVMGLITGVGGGIIRDLLCRQIPMVLRTEVYATASIVGGICYTLSIFVGMDSMTSLLIAMFSTLIIRLSAIRWHLSLPAFDLKTKRI comes from the coding sequence ATGAGTCAATGGATCTACTTTTTTGATTTATGCGGTACCGCTGTATTTGCCCTTTCGGGAGCGTTAGCTGCTGGTAAGCACCGCATGGATCCTTTTGGTGTTATTGTATTAGCATCTGTTACAGCTATTGGCGGCGGCAGTATTCGTGATGCCTTAATCGGCGCGACACCGGTATTTTGGATCCGCGATCCGAATTATATTATTGTCATTCTTGCGACCGTAGTGGCGTGCTTAGTGTTGGTGCGTAAACCCCATAAATTACCTGCACGCACACTGCCCATAGCCGATGCATTAGGTTTGGCATTATTTACCGTTATTGGCGCAGAAAAGGCCTTACTAATGGGATTGTCTGGTATGGTCGCGGTAGTCATGGGCTTAATCACCGGCGTCGGCGGCGGGATTATTCGTGATTTATTATGTCGACAAATTCCAATGGTGCTGCGAACAGAAGTTTACGCAACCGCTTCTATCGTTGGAGGCATCTGTTATACCTTAAGTATATTTGTCGGCATGGATAGCATGACATCATTACTGATCGCTATGTTCAGTACGCTAATCATCCGTCTGAGTGCTATTCGCTGGCACTTATCTTTACCGGCTTTTGATTTGAAAACTAAGAGAATTTAA
- a CDS encoding cobalamin biosynthesis protein: MVNQLFNPQLLSQDGGLLQSCCILFCALILARFAPIPRDLQPLLWFNRLATLIAIKVNHPERAVSQQLIAGILATLILIVPSGIIVSFLLSLAAYPWFFELIILYFCLCDSAFKPVAQKVVDAIKTGNKQQAKQLLAPWVRQNTQALSEVGLSKTTIEKLFTTPIYGTLATILFFSIGGATMTLVVRMLRQLQHCWPPYHPHFYIFSSFVGQLNRVIFFIPTLLWHCSIAIQFGQLGIKSIFSQPISTTVNKDQLNNHYTSYALAAKLLKIELGGPQQFIENGNTIRVDLPKVKSGPLPDHRHISQAITVTHTANLFWISLTLLLPLIWTGLRFI, encoded by the coding sequence ATGGTCAATCAATTATTTAATCCTCAATTACTTAGCCAAGATGGCGGGTTACTGCAAAGCTGTTGTATTTTATTTTGTGCCTTAATTTTGGCTCGATTTGCGCCCATTCCTAGAGATCTACAGCCATTATTATGGTTCAACCGCTTAGCCACCTTGATAGCCATCAAAGTAAATCATCCAGAGCGAGCTGTGAGCCAGCAACTTATTGCAGGGATTTTAGCGACACTCATTTTAATTGTGCCTAGCGGGATTATCGTGAGCTTTTTACTCAGCCTTGCTGCTTATCCTTGGTTTTTTGAACTGATCATCTTGTATTTTTGTTTATGTGATTCCGCTTTTAAGCCTGTGGCACAAAAAGTGGTTGATGCCATAAAAACCGGCAATAAACAACAGGCCAAACAACTTCTGGCTCCTTGGGTGAGACAAAATACCCAAGCGTTATCAGAGGTGGGGTTAAGTAAAACAACCATAGAGAAACTGTTTACTACTCCCATTTACGGCACCTTAGCAACCATACTATTTTTCAGCATAGGAGGCGCTACGATGACATTAGTAGTGCGTATGTTAAGACAACTACAACATTGCTGGCCGCCTTATCATCCACATTTTTATATTTTTTCAAGTTTTGTCGGTCAGTTAAATAGAGTCATATTTTTCATCCCGACGTTACTTTGGCACTGCTCAATCGCCATTCAATTTGGCCAATTGGGTATCAAGTCTATTTTTTCACAACCAATATCGACAACAGTGAATAAAGATCAGCTCAATAACCATTACACGAGTTACGCATTAGCGGCTAAATTATTAAAAATAGAATTAGGCGGGCCACAGCAATTTATTGAAAATGGCAACACCATTCGGGTAGATTTACCCAAAGTAAAATCAGGGCCCTTGCCGGATCATCGCCACATTAGCCAAGCCATAACCGTCACGCACACAGCCAATCTTTTTTGGATCAGCCTAACCTTGCTACTACCGCTTATTTGGACCGGATTAAGATTTATTTAA
- a CDS encoding peptidoglycan DD-metalloendopeptidase family protein gives MAKLLTLFTLLPKAHQITLSLLVILTTFILMFPSEDAQASKQTQLMSQSTEQPDIEINKRYAIPLAFRTPTAPNSNDNIDVEKSDELLSKDDSDNTNSGETADDEAFAQHLSMLQTSSSDIDGMINDIDQQVANQKAKLKQEVANDDNSVEYYEVVKGDTLGGLFSRAGLSAKDVYDITQLPLAKKNLLKIMPGEEIAISKNAQGELQELTYRMDKVSTLVISHHNEQYKETVNTKEIENRTSFITANIKSNFWNAAADAGLSGNHIMELANIFGWDVDFALDIRKGDHFSLLFEQEYADGQFLRNGNILAAEFFNQGERYTAVRYTDGEYYSEDGSSMRKAFLRSPVDFKYVSSNFNPRRLHPVTGQIKAHRGVDYVAAIGTPIKAAGKGKVVEAGYNQFNGNYVFIKHNETYTTKYLHLTKRKVNRGETVKQGQIIGTLGKTGRVTGAHLHYEFIVNGVHRNPRTIDLPKSMPIDRKEKNKFTALSKQLMAQLKSNQQQQLASN, from the coding sequence ATGGCAAAGCTTCTTACTTTATTCACATTGCTGCCAAAAGCACATCAAATCACATTATCTTTATTAGTGATTTTAACGACATTTATTCTGATGTTCCCATCGGAAGACGCTCAAGCATCTAAACAAACCCAATTGATGAGCCAATCAACTGAGCAACCCGACATAGAAATCAACAAGCGTTATGCCATTCCACTTGCCTTTCGCACGCCTACAGCACCAAATAGTAATGATAATATTGATGTCGAAAAGTCTGATGAACTCCTATCAAAAGATGACAGCGACAATACCAACAGCGGTGAAACGGCAGATGACGAAGCCTTTGCTCAACACCTTTCGATGTTGCAAACCAGCAGTTCTGATATTGACGGTATGATCAATGATATCGACCAGCAAGTGGCTAATCAAAAAGCTAAGTTAAAGCAAGAGGTCGCTAACGATGATAATAGCGTTGAATACTATGAAGTTGTTAAAGGCGATACATTGGGCGGCTTATTTAGCCGTGCTGGACTCAGCGCTAAAGACGTCTACGACATTACCCAATTACCGTTAGCCAAAAAGAATTTGCTCAAGATTATGCCCGGCGAAGAAATTGCCATTAGTAAAAATGCCCAAGGTGAATTACAAGAATTAACCTATCGAATGGACAAAGTATCGACATTAGTGATCAGTCATCACAATGAGCAATACAAAGAAACCGTCAACACCAAAGAAATCGAAAATCGTACCTCATTTATTACCGCCAATATTAAAAGTAACTTTTGGAATGCTGCGGCGGATGCCGGTTTATCGGGTAATCACATTATGGAATTGGCCAATATCTTTGGCTGGGACGTCGATTTCGCGCTTGATATCCGTAAAGGTGATCATTTTTCATTATTGTTTGAACAAGAATACGCCGATGGCCAATTTTTACGTAATGGCAATATTCTCGCCGCGGAGTTTTTTAACCAAGGGGAGCGTTACACCGCCGTACGGTATACCGACGGAGAATATTATTCAGAAGATGGCAGTAGTATGCGCAAAGCATTTTTACGCTCGCCAGTAGACTTTAAATATGTCAGTTCTAACTTTAATCCTCGTCGTTTGCACCCAGTAACGGGGCAAATTAAAGCCCACCGCGGCGTAGACTATGTGGCCGCCATAGGTACACCGATTAAAGCGGCGGGTAAAGGTAAAGTGGTTGAGGCCGGTTATAACCAGTTTAATGGCAACTATGTATTCATTAAGCACAACGAAACCTACACCACTAAGTATTTGCATTTAACTAAGCGCAAAGTAAACCGTGGTGAAACGGTTAAACAAGGCCAAATAATCGGTACCTTAGGTAAAACAGGCCGAGTCACTGGCGCTCACTTACATTATGAATTCATTGTAAATGGCGTTCATCGCAATCCACGAACCATCGACTTACCTAAATCAATGCCGATTGATCGTAAAGAGAAAAATAAATTTACGGCACTCAGTAAACAATTGATGGCTCAGCTAAAATCAAATCAGCAACAGCAATTGGCAAGTAATTAA
- the tyrS gene encoding tyrosine--tRNA ligase yields the protein MANLDQVLAEIKRGTDEILLEADLLEKLKEGRPLRIKLGADPTAPDIHLGHTVILNKMRTFQELGHEVIFLIGDFTGMVGDPSGKNSTRPPLTREQVLANAETYKEQVYKILDPAKTRIEFNSSWLEPLGAAGMIRLASQQTVARMMERDDFKKRYASGQSIAIHEFMYPLLQGYDSVALQADVELGGTDQKFNLLMGRELQKSEGQKPQTVIMMPLLEGLDGVKKMSKSAHNYIGVSEPANEMFGKIMSISDDLMWRYLELLSFRPLTELAQFKLDVENGTNPRDIKILLAKEIIARFHDEAQAEAAHQAFIDRFQKGAIPDDIEEVILEAGEGLAIANLLKDAGLVGSTSDGMRMIKQGAVKMDGEKVEDSRISFNAGLEAVFQVGKRKFAKVILK from the coding sequence ATGGCGAATTTAGATCAAGTATTGGCAGAGATTAAGCGCGGTACCGATGAGATATTACTTGAAGCGGATTTGCTTGAGAAACTGAAAGAAGGGCGTCCATTACGCATCAAGTTAGGCGCAGACCCTACCGCTCCAGATATTCACTTAGGTCATACGGTTATTTTGAACAAGATGCGTACTTTTCAAGAGTTAGGTCACGAAGTGATTTTCTTGATTGGTGACTTTACCGGTATGGTCGGCGACCCTAGCGGAAAAAACAGTACTCGTCCGCCATTGACCCGTGAGCAAGTGCTTGCTAACGCAGAAACCTACAAAGAACAGGTTTATAAAATTTTAGACCCAGCAAAAACGCGTATCGAATTCAACTCTAGCTGGTTAGAGCCATTAGGTGCCGCGGGTATGATCCGTTTAGCTTCACAGCAAACGGTTGCTCGTATGATGGAGCGTGACGATTTTAAAAAGCGCTATGCATCAGGTCAATCTATTGCGATTCATGAATTTATGTATCCTTTATTGCAAGGTTACGATTCAGTTGCATTGCAAGCCGATGTTGAATTAGGTGGAACCGATCAAAAGTTTAACCTGCTTATGGGTCGCGAACTGCAAAAGTCAGAAGGCCAAAAACCACAAACTGTTATCATGATGCCATTGCTTGAAGGTTTAGACGGCGTTAAAAAAATGTCTAAATCGGCCCATAACTATATAGGTGTGAGTGAGCCAGCTAATGAAATGTTTGGTAAAATCATGTCGATTTCAGATGATTTGATGTGGCGTTATCTTGAATTATTGTCATTCCGTCCATTAACTGAATTAGCCCAGTTTAAACTAGACGTTGAAAATGGCACTAATCCTCGCGATATCAAGATTTTATTAGCCAAAGAAATTATTGCTCGTTTCCATGATGAAGCCCAAGCAGAAGCTGCACATCAAGCGTTTATCGATCGCTTTCAAAAAGGTGCCATTCCAGATGACATCGAAGAAGTCATTTTAGAAGCCGGTGAAGGCTTAGCGATTGCTAACTTACTCAAAGATGCTGGTCTTGTTGGCTCTACATCTGATGGTATGCGGATGATCAAGCAAGGTGCGGTTAAAATGGATGGCGAAAAAGTGGAAGACAGTCGCATCAGTTTTAATGCTGGTCTTGAAGCGGTATTCCAGGTTGGTAAGCGAAAATTTGCTAAAGTTATCTTGAAATAA